In Liquorilactobacillus nagelii DSM 13675, the following proteins share a genomic window:
- a CDS encoding iron chelate uptake ABC transporter family permease subunit, whose product MNKKNWLLGSMLAGCILLIFLQLSLQMNFANNWQLIFWQLRLPRLLFVLGTGLCLGLSTLLLAATLRQPYIDGSMLGIANGAELLVALLTIINANVLTYRVLVGALAGVLCLFLLRGSVFKLKTRPVFMIIGGFCLAMFFNALTVILTSNSGWIGKSMGNVTWIDVIWLLIILVGGSFFWLLYGRYLPYFALPEIQTRQLAFPETQVAMTFQIIAALSLGAATAVLGTAFFAGVVLNQLIKELTKLGIVARLPLVAIFSILMILTADTLGHFAFYPTELPTNAVLLLLLAPAFVFLIVRWSRAL is encoded by the coding sequence TTGAATAAGAAAAATTGGTTGTTAGGTTCAATGTTGGCTGGCTGTATTTTATTAATTTTCTTACAGTTGAGCTTACAAATGAATTTTGCCAACAATTGGCAGCTGATTTTTTGGCAATTAAGATTACCTCGTCTATTATTTGTGCTCGGCACTGGACTTTGTCTAGGGCTGAGCACTTTATTATTAGCGGCGACTTTGAGACAGCCGTATATAGACGGGTCGATGCTTGGAATTGCCAATGGAGCAGAATTATTAGTTGCTTTACTAACAATTATAAATGCTAATGTGTTGACATACCGTGTATTAGTTGGGGCGTTGGCTGGAGTTTTGTGTCTTTTTTTATTAAGAGGCAGTGTCTTTAAGTTGAAAACACGGCCTGTATTTATGATTATTGGTGGATTTTGTTTAGCCATGTTTTTTAACGCACTAACGGTTATTTTAACTAGCAATAGTGGTTGGATTGGTAAAAGTATGGGTAATGTGACTTGGATAGATGTAATTTGGTTGTTAATTATTTTAGTTGGCGGTAGTTTTTTTTGGTTGTTATATGGCCGGTATTTGCCATACTTTGCCTTACCTGAAATACAAACTCGGCAGTTAGCTTTTCCTGAGACTCAAGTTGCCATGACTTTTCAAATAATTGCTGCTTTGTCGCTGGGAGCTGCTACAGCTGTTTTAGGAACCGCATTTTTTGCTGGAGTTGTTTTAAATCAATTGATAAAAGAATTAACTAAATTAGGTATAGTGGCGCGCTTGCCTTTAGTAGCGATTTTTAGTATTTTAATGATATTAACTGCTGATACTTTAGGACATTTTGCATTTTATCCAACCGAATTACCCACTAATGCTGTGTTATTATTATTATTAGCTCCAGCATTTGTCTTTTTGATTGTGAGGTGGTCCCGTGCACTTTGA
- a CDS encoding ABC transporter ATP-binding protein — protein sequence MHFEDLQADYQGQMVFEKISARLSTGKITTLLGLNGSGKSTLMLLLASLKSANLGTIEAMGEKIFYLPQKNQVFDYLTVEELLTINQTKDLTRLNRLIELFGLKSLLQRDISLLSGGQQQRAWLVYALSQPAEILLLDEPLTYLDLKYQQKFFTALKWQQRAGRTILLSLHDIIFAARCSQNIWFLTNNKLVSGTARKMLTGKNLVDYLELSSNYAQMLLSAIRREEVYEKRSTTD from the coding sequence GTGCACTTTGAAGATTTACAAGCTGACTACCAAGGACAAATGGTTTTTGAAAAAATTAGTGCCCGGCTGTCAACTGGTAAGATTACCACTTTATTAGGCTTAAATGGCAGTGGAAAATCAACGTTGATGCTGTTACTGGCAAGTCTTAAGTCAGCCAATTTGGGAACAATTGAGGCTATGGGAGAGAAAATCTTCTATTTACCTCAAAAAAATCAAGTTTTCGATTATTTAACGGTTGAAGAGCTCCTGACAATTAATCAGACTAAGGATCTTACTCGATTAAATCGTTTAATTGAATTATTCGGGTTAAAATCATTATTACAGCGGGACATTAGTCTGTTATCTGGTGGACAACAGCAGCGGGCTTGGCTGGTATATGCTTTGTCACAGCCGGCTGAAATTTTATTGCTTGATGAGCCATTAACGTATTTAGATTTAAAGTATCAACAAAAATTTTTTACAGCTTTGAAATGGCAGCAGCGAGCAGGGCGGACAATCTTGTTAAGTCTGCATGATATTATTTTTGCGGCTCGCTGTAGTCAAAACATTTGGTTTTTAACAAATAATAAATTGGTTAGTGGCACAGCAAGAAAAATGTTGACGGGTAAAAACTTGGTTGATTACTTGGAATTGAGTTCTAATTATGCGCAGATGTTATTATCTGCAATTCGAAGGGAAGAAGTTTATGAAAAAAGGAGTACTACTGATTAA
- the hemH gene encoding ferrochelatase, with protein MKKGVLLINLGTPASPTPTAVREYLKRFLSDPRVIDMPAWKWKPILNTMILPHRPAKSAELYRQIWSKENGSPLLYYTQQQAQQLQELLPEHEVRFAMSYSHPLIATELERFDQNQITDLTIIPMYPQYSTTTVGSVVDDINRFYLERIKIPNLRVITDFCDFKPYIKALAAKIKAEIANFNPDQILFSYHGIPQSYVTKGDPYQERCETTTKLLRAELATEIPIQQTYQSRFGPDEWLKPATDETLKQLPANGTKRVLVVAPSFVADCLETLHELDVENRDYFLTNGGADFRLVPALNADESFTQVLRQLVLNLR; from the coding sequence ATGAAAAAAGGAGTACTACTGATTAATTTGGGAACACCTGCGAGTCCAACGCCTACTGCTGTTCGCGAATATTTAAAACGTTTTTTGAGTGATCCACGAGTAATTGACATGCCAGCTTGGAAGTGGAAGCCAATTTTGAATACCATGATTTTACCTCATCGTCCAGCTAAGTCCGCTGAACTATATCGACAAATTTGGTCAAAAGAAAATGGCTCACCATTGCTTTATTATACTCAGCAACAAGCACAACAATTGCAAGAACTGTTGCCTGAGCATGAGGTTCGTTTTGCAATGAGCTATAGTCATCCGTTAATTGCAACCGAATTAGAGCGGTTTGATCAAAATCAAATTACTGATTTAACGATTATTCCAATGTATCCCCAATATTCCACAACGACAGTTGGTTCGGTAGTTGATGATATTAACCGCTTTTATTTGGAACGGATTAAAATTCCAAACTTGCGGGTTATTACGGATTTTTGTGATTTCAAGCCATATATTAAGGCGTTAGCAGCTAAAATTAAAGCTGAAATTGCGAATTTTAACCCTGACCAAATTTTGTTTTCTTATCATGGTATTCCTCAAAGCTATGTAACAAAGGGTGATCCTTATCAAGAGCGCTGTGAAACAACCACCAAATTGTTGCGGGCAGAATTAGCAACTGAAATTCCAATTCAGCAGACTTATCAGTCACGATTTGGACCCGATGAATGGCTAAAGCCGGCAACTGATGAGACACTCAAACAGTTACCGGCAAATGGAACTAAACGTGTACTTGTAGTTGCTCCAAGTTTTGTAGCAGATTGTTTGGAGACTTTACATGAATTAGATGTTGAGAATCGTGATTATTTTTTAACAAATGGAGGAGCAGATTTTCGATTGGTACCAGCTTTGAATGCAGATGAGAGCTTTACTCAAGTTTTACGACAGCTGGTGCTTAATTTACGCTGA
- a CDS encoding GNAT family N-acetyltransferase: MHLRQIKTADNSAVKNIIQTTLQEFHDNLPGTAYYDPQLADLAGYYNHQPQKAAFWVIVEQNQILGCGGFGPFSKQTAELQKLYFLPEARGHGFGKEIMLRSIKLAAQLGYQQLYIETFANLDSAIGLYQHFGFEQLSAPLAGSSHSACDRWFIKKL; this comes from the coding sequence ATGCATTTACGCCAAATAAAAACAGCTGATAATTCAGCCGTTAAAAATATTATTCAAACTACTTTACAAGAGTTTCATGACAATTTACCTGGAACAGCTTATTACGATCCACAATTAGCCGATTTAGCTGGATACTATAACCATCAGCCACAAAAAGCTGCTTTTTGGGTAATCGTTGAGCAAAACCAAATCCTAGGATGTGGTGGTTTTGGCCCTTTTTCTAAACAAACTGCTGAACTGCAAAAACTCTACTTTTTACCGGAAGCCCGCGGTCACGGTTTCGGTAAAGAAATCATGCTTCGTTCAATCAAACTAGCTGCTCAGTTGGGCTACCAGCAACTGTACATTGAAACTTTTGCCAATCTTGATAGTGCAATTGGCCTGTATCAACATTTCGGCTTTGAACAATTATCCGCTCCACTTGCTGGCAGCAGTCATTCTGCTTGTGATCGCTGGTTTATTAAGAAATTGTAG
- a CDS encoding bifunctional hydroxymethylpyrimidine kinase/phosphomethylpyrimidine kinase yields the protein MENPARILLTEDFSAVGQLSTTAALLLLSAFKVPLAILPSSLLSTQSEGFGTPISLSTTEWATKTLEHWKLAGIQLSGSLIGYFAEQQFGELLLSKVTVSQRLTLLDPVMADNGCFYPAITSSHVKILQKLLARSLFCTPNLTEACFLLNQPYVAQPTEKQLADWLQRLQEKQLKGGKTVITGITLAEQTGCVWLEGGQLQFAMYPNLAGHFYGSGDVFAALLFGLLWQKVPWSTAIKLATFFLHDSLKRQVQLTDIQRRFGIELGPLLVKIENFLVEKADNHNN from the coding sequence TTGGAAAACCCAGCACGTATCTTGCTTACAGAAGATTTTTCGGCTGTTGGTCAATTGTCCACTACGGCTGCATTACTGTTATTGAGTGCCTTTAAAGTACCATTAGCAATTCTACCCAGCAGTTTATTATCGACACAGTCAGAAGGGTTTGGAACACCGATTAGCTTGTCAACAACTGAGTGGGCTACTAAGACATTAGAGCATTGGAAATTAGCTGGCATTCAACTAAGCGGGTCATTAATTGGCTACTTTGCTGAACAGCAATTTGGTGAGTTATTGTTAAGCAAGGTTACTGTCAGTCAGCGACTAACTTTACTGGATCCGGTGATGGCGGATAATGGTTGCTTTTATCCAGCAATTACATCGTCTCACGTGAAAATTTTACAAAAACTATTAGCAAGATCGTTATTTTGTACTCCTAATCTGACAGAAGCCTGTTTTTTACTGAATCAACCGTATGTGGCACAACCGACTGAAAAGCAGCTCGCCGATTGGTTGCAACGATTGCAAGAAAAGCAATTAAAAGGTGGCAAAACAGTTATTACGGGGATTACATTAGCTGAACAGACTGGTTGTGTCTGGCTTGAAGGTGGACAATTGCAATTTGCAATGTATCCTAATTTAGCGGGACATTTTTATGGCAGTGGGGATGTTTTTGCCGCTTTACTGTTTGGCTTGCTATGGCAGAAAGTACCATGGTCAACAGCAATTAAGCTAGCGACCTTTTTTTTGCATGATTCGCTAAAAAGGCAAGTACAACTGACAGATATCCAACGCCGATTCGGGATAGAATTGGGCCCATTATTAGTCAAGATTGAAAATTTTTTGGTTGAAAAGGCTGATAATCACAATAATTAG
- a CDS encoding ECF transporter S component, giving the protein MKVKKSISLKQLVQIALLIAVNVAVARFFIIPVPMTHGNINLCDAGIFIAALLFGRKAGLIVGGLSGFLLDLISGYPQYMFFSLIIHGLEGFLAGWLSEHPSRKALVAAMGTGVLVMVAGYFATDTLLYQLQAGLIGIPTNLFQGVIGGLVALPVYYRLRGRIVSHSK; this is encoded by the coding sequence ATCAAAGTGAAGAAAAGTATTTCGTTGAAACAATTAGTTCAAATTGCGCTCTTAATTGCCGTCAACGTAGCAGTTGCAAGATTTTTTATTATTCCGGTTCCGATGACACATGGTAATATCAACTTGTGTGATGCTGGAATTTTTATTGCTGCATTGCTTTTTGGTCGTAAAGCAGGATTGATAGTCGGTGGACTGAGTGGCTTTTTGCTGGATTTAATTTCTGGTTATCCGCAATATATGTTTTTTTCACTGATCATCCATGGTCTTGAAGGCTTTTTGGCTGGCTGGTTAAGTGAACATCCAAGTCGCAAAGCATTAGTAGCCGCGATGGGAACTGGAGTTTTGGTTATGGTAGCTGGTTACTTTGCAACTGACACATTACTTTATCAATTACAAGCAGGATTAATTGGAATTCCAACTAATTTGTTTCAAGGTGTGATTGGTGGTTTGGTGGCACTACCAGTCTATTATCGCTTGCGTGGCCGAATTGTTAGTCACAGTAAATAA
- a CDS encoding NAD(P)-dependent oxidoreductase yields MIILTEPIADNGRALLEKSQLTVYQKPVNLSWQQWLTKRPELRVAVGLIIRASQLTEHDLEQLPALKIIARHGVGVDNLPLPAIQKRGIRLTYTPGINAQSVAELTLALMLMSLRCLPETIAEQQRLTGSMLSGKTVGLIGYGTIAQTVEKLLQPFAVKILVWNHRPKKIFYGKQVTLEQLLQQSSIISLHMPALPETRGFLNQERLKLLSSQAILINTARGTLIDSDALYQQLKNQQLKGAAVDVWSAGERYDLADFQKLANFIVTPHIGAQTAETLAASAQQCASEVLRCLRGEKAIKLYRY; encoded by the coding sequence TTGATAATCTTAACCGAACCAATTGCTGATAACGGGAGGGCACTGCTTGAAAAAAGCCAGTTGACGGTTTATCAAAAACCAGTCAATTTAAGTTGGCAGCAGTGGCTAACAAAACGACCGGAGTTACGGGTAGCAGTTGGTTTGATAATTCGTGCTAGTCAGTTGACGGAGCATGACTTGGAGCAATTGCCAGCCCTAAAGATTATTGCACGTCATGGGGTAGGAGTGGATAATTTACCATTGCCTGCCATTCAGAAACGAGGGATCCGGCTAACTTATACACCAGGAATTAATGCTCAATCAGTAGCTGAATTGACCTTGGCGTTAATGCTAATGAGCTTGCGTTGCTTACCGGAAACCATTGCTGAGCAACAACGATTGACGGGTTCAATGTTATCTGGCAAAACGGTCGGTCTAATTGGATATGGCACAATTGCTCAAACTGTTGAAAAATTATTACAGCCATTTGCTGTTAAGATTTTAGTTTGGAATCACCGACCTAAAAAAATTTTTTACGGCAAACAAGTAACACTGGAGCAGCTATTACAACAGTCATCGATTATTAGTTTGCACATGCCAGCATTGCCAGAAACACGAGGATTTTTAAACCAAGAGCGGCTAAAGTTACTTTCTTCTCAAGCAATTTTAATCAACACAGCCCGGGGAACATTAATTGATAGCGATGCGCTTTATCAGCAGCTAAAAAATCAGCAATTAAAAGGAGCAGCAGTTGATGTTTGGTCCGCGGGAGAGCGGTATGATTTAGCTGATTTTCAAAAATTAGCTAATTTTATTGTTACGCCGCATATCGGTGCACAAACTGCTGAAACATTAGCTGCTTCAGCTCAGCAATGTGCTTCAGAAGTATTGCGTTGTTTGCGTGGTGAGAAGGCAATTAAGTTGTACCGATATTAA
- a CDS encoding MFS transporter: MLKDFRKMTIFARRLLAIAFLMSISQSTMTTTYPILMKQFGVQTNTVQWLTTGFMVAMTLVMPLSPWLLDNVPLKKLLNGIVGVFIAGTVVAMLAPSFSWIICGRLIEGLAVGALFPVFQSLILESSSEKNRGLAMGVVGLVMGSALAVGPIISGVILQFVSWRALFGLFIVLLAFLIVRIQTVIKVIHPLAPHKFDWLSAVLLIGFGGLLYAINLFPTVGLQLGWWLLLLTSLGLLIIFAWRQKRLSQPFLNLQVLHFPGYAAALLLTGISYSGLIIATVILPLYYQQVFQVSPFWSGLLLVPAAYILSRLNPLAGKLLNRLGLKRLVWIGMALIAGGFLLLGTLGAHWLWWSVLGGILLESGNAFTMMPALTAANNALPKDLMSHGTALITTMRQVIGAASVVIASGLIAYFADRLPYDQALLLTSRWLLLFPLLGLLLSFVLKTKKADK, encoded by the coding sequence ATTTTGAAAGATTTCAGAAAAATGACGATTTTTGCTCGCCGTTTGCTGGCAATTGCTTTTTTAATGTCGATTAGCCAATCAACGATGACGACGACTTATCCGATCTTAATGAAGCAATTTGGCGTACAGACCAATACCGTTCAATGGCTGACAACGGGATTTATGGTGGCAATGACTTTGGTAATGCCACTGAGTCCGTGGCTTTTGGATAATGTTCCGTTAAAAAAATTATTGAACGGGATTGTTGGTGTTTTTATTGCCGGGACGGTTGTGGCAATGCTTGCTCCAAGTTTTAGTTGGATTATTTGTGGCAGATTAATCGAGGGATTAGCGGTTGGTGCACTTTTTCCGGTTTTTCAAAGCTTGATTTTGGAAAGTAGCAGTGAAAAAAATCGTGGATTGGCAATGGGAGTTGTTGGGTTAGTAATGGGTTCAGCTTTAGCAGTAGGGCCAATTATTTCTGGAGTAATTTTACAATTTGTATCTTGGCGAGCATTATTTGGTTTGTTTATTGTTTTACTGGCTTTTCTGATTGTCCGTATTCAAACGGTCATCAAAGTTATTCATCCCTTGGCACCGCATAAATTTGATTGGCTGTCCGCGGTACTTTTGATTGGCTTTGGTGGGCTATTGTATGCGATCAATTTGTTTCCAACTGTTGGCCTGCAACTGGGATGGTGGCTATTATTGTTAACCAGTTTAGGATTATTGATAATTTTTGCTTGGCGGCAAAAGAGGCTTAGCCAGCCTTTTTTGAATTTACAAGTACTTCACTTTCCAGGTTATGCGGCTGCGTTGTTGTTAACTGGAATTTCTTATAGCGGTTTGATTATTGCAACCGTAATATTACCGTTGTATTATCAGCAGGTCTTTCAGGTTAGTCCTTTTTGGTCGGGATTATTGTTAGTACCAGCAGCGTATATTTTGAGTCGATTGAATCCCCTAGCAGGAAAATTGTTGAATCGTTTGGGATTAAAACGCTTAGTTTGGATTGGAATGGCGTTGATTGCTGGTGGCTTCTTATTATTAGGGACACTTGGAGCGCACTGGCTATGGTGGAGTGTCCTTGGTGGAATTTTATTGGAAAGTGGAAATGCTTTTACAATGATGCCTGCTTTGACTGCAGCCAATAATGCTTTGCCCAAGGATTTAATGAGTCATGGAACAGCTTTGATTACGACAATGCGGCAAGTAATTGGAGCTGCCAGTGTAGTGATTGCCTCTGGATTAATCGCTTATTTTGCTGACAGGTTACCCTATGACCAAGCCTTGTTATTAACTAGTCGTTGGTTATTGTTATTTCCGTTACTAGGTCTTTTACTGAGTTTTGTTTTGAAAACCAAAAAAGCTGATAAATAA
- the argF gene encoding ornithine carbamoyltransferase has protein sequence MNHFYQKSFLKELDFNAAELNYLIDFAIHLKKLKQENIPHPYLQGKNIALLFEKSSTRTRSAFTVAAVDLGAHPEFLGKNDIQFGTKESVTDTAKILGGMFDGIEFRGFKQQTVETLAKASGVPVWNGLTDEWHPTQMIADFMTLKEHFGKLTGLTLTYVGDGRNNVANSLLITGAILGVNIHIGAPADLQPNSQVIAAAKKAAAKSGAKILITADPKQAVAGADALYTDVWISMGEQVDYHQRIDQLLPYQINAQLVAATGKTDTVILHCLPAFHDTSTTVGQKFMADYNLTALEITDDVFQSPAALVFQEGANRMPAIKAIMAATLGNLFIPEIFD, from the coding sequence ATGAATCATTTTTATCAAAAGTCATTCTTAAAAGAGCTTGATTTCAATGCAGCTGAATTAAACTATTTAATTGATTTTGCTATTCATCTAAAAAAATTAAAGCAGGAAAACATTCCTCATCCCTATTTGCAGGGAAAAAACATTGCTTTGTTATTTGAAAAGTCTTCTACCCGGACTCGCTCAGCTTTTACCGTCGCTGCAGTCGATCTTGGTGCTCATCCGGAATTCCTTGGTAAAAACGATATTCAATTTGGCACCAAAGAATCTGTTACGGATACAGCAAAAATTTTAGGCGGAATGTTTGATGGCATTGAATTTCGCGGTTTCAAACAGCAAACAGTTGAAACGTTAGCTAAGGCTAGTGGCGTTCCTGTCTGGAATGGGTTAACCGATGAATGGCATCCAACGCAAATGATTGCTGATTTTATGACGCTAAAAGAACATTTTGGAAAACTAACCGGCTTAACTTTGACCTATGTCGGCGATGGTCGAAATAATGTTGCTAACAGCTTGCTGATAACCGGTGCAATTTTGGGAGTAAACATTCATATTGGTGCGCCAGCTGACTTGCAACCCAACAGTCAAGTTATTGCAGCAGCCAAAAAAGCTGCTGCAAAAAGTGGAGCAAAAATTCTAATCACGGCCGACCCGAAACAAGCAGTTGCCGGAGCTGATGCACTTTACACGGATGTTTGGATCTCAATGGGCGAACAAGTTGACTATCATCAGCGAATCGATCAGTTGCTTCCTTATCAGATTAACGCGCAATTAGTGGCTGCTACCGGTAAAACTGACACGGTAATTCTCCATTGTTTACCAGCTTTTCATGATACTAGTACAACAGTTGGGCAAAAGTTCATGGCTGATTATAATTTAACCGCGTTGGAAATTACTGATGACGTTTTCCAAAGTCCAGCAGCTTTAGTTTTTCAAGAAGGAGCTAATCGAATGCCAGCCATTAAAGCCATCATGGCTGCTACTCTAGGCAATTTATTTATCCCCGAAATCTTTGATTAA
- a CDS encoding acetylornithine transaminase — translation MTALFPNYQRFNFEIVSGQSITLTDNKQKQYLDLTSGIGVCNLGYNHPIVKTAVQKQLNLIWHTSNLYQSSLQEEVASLLTNDNGSKIFFCNSGTEANEAAMKLARKATGKSKILAFDHSFHGRTYGALSLTDNPGIKKGFGPLVPEISFAEYNSPAALKQITTDLAAVILEIIQGEGGLKAADGDWLQAVQAKCHEKGVLLIIDEVQTGIGRTGKLFAYQHFNLDPDIVTSAKGLANGLPVGAMIGKEKLAAAFGPGSHGSTFGGNPLAMAAAKAVLETIDQAFLDDVSQKADFCWYYLQKEIAVLPMVTGISGRGLMIGIHLDPKIPVGKVIQQLQQAGVLTLSSRGNTLRLLPPLIITGSELMQGINIIKNVLETMTVH, via the coding sequence ATGACAGCACTTTTCCCTAATTATCAACGGTTTAATTTTGAAATTGTCAGTGGACAATCAATCACTCTAACTGATAATAAGCAAAAGCAATATCTCGACTTAACCAGTGGAATTGGCGTTTGCAATTTAGGCTATAACCATCCAATCGTTAAAACAGCTGTCCAAAAACAGCTAAACTTGATTTGGCATACTTCTAACCTCTATCAAAGTTCATTACAAGAAGAAGTTGCTTCATTACTAACTAACGACAATGGCAGCAAAATTTTCTTTTGTAATTCTGGTACTGAAGCTAACGAAGCTGCTATGAAATTAGCACGCAAAGCCACTGGAAAAAGTAAAATTCTAGCTTTCGATCACTCTTTTCATGGACGGACTTATGGTGCCTTATCTTTGACTGACAATCCGGGAATTAAAAAAGGCTTTGGGCCCCTTGTTCCCGAAATTAGTTTTGCTGAATATAATAGTCCAGCAGCACTAAAGCAAATTACTACTGATTTAGCGGCGGTAATTTTAGAAATCATTCAAGGTGAAGGTGGACTCAAAGCCGCTGATGGAGATTGGCTGCAAGCCGTTCAAGCTAAGTGCCACGAAAAAGGTGTCTTGTTAATTATTGATGAAGTTCAAACTGGAATCGGTCGGACAGGTAAATTATTTGCCTATCAGCATTTTAACCTCGACCCTGACATTGTGACATCAGCTAAAGGATTGGCTAACGGTCTTCCTGTTGGCGCTATGATTGGCAAAGAAAAATTAGCCGCTGCTTTTGGTCCTGGCAGCCATGGATCAACTTTTGGCGGCAATCCCTTAGCGATGGCCGCAGCGAAAGCTGTTTTAGAAACAATTGATCAAGCTTTTCTTGATGATGTTAGTCAAAAAGCCGACTTTTGCTGGTACTATCTCCAAAAAGAAATTGCTGTTTTACCAATGGTAACCGGAATTTCCGGTCGCGGATTAATGATTGGAATTCATCTAGATCCGAAAATTCCCGTTGGTAAGGTTATCCAACAGTTACAACAAGCTGGTGTTTTAACCCTTTCGTCACGTGGTAATACTTTACGATTGCTGCCGCCATTAATAATCACCGGATCTGAATTAATGCAAGGAATTAATATTATCAAAAATGTTCTAGAAACTATGACTGTTCACTAA
- the argB gene encoding acetylglutamate kinase — MKDLIVIKIGGTSIEQLRPEFFEQLRLWHQAGRKILLIHGGGREISALTQKLQLPVKRENGIRITDQATLQLTRMVLLGQTQPKLLVQLLQHNLPAIGLNAADHQLLQGELLDFAKYGYVGRITAINQAFLKPLLQKQLVITAPLALLGNQWLNINADSAAAAIASLLQADELFLLTDVPGVLKAGQVLPTLTVAAAKRLKAAKIITTGMQPKIAAAFQAARCGVNHVNITNQLSATGTQIIQKEDF, encoded by the coding sequence ATGAAAGATTTGATTGTTATTAAAATCGGTGGAACCTCGATTGAGCAGCTAAGGCCGGAATTCTTTGAACAATTGCGTTTGTGGCACCAAGCTGGGCGAAAAATCCTCTTGATCCATGGGGGTGGCCGAGAAATCTCAGCTTTAACCCAAAAATTACAGTTACCAGTCAAACGAGAAAATGGAATTCGAATTACTGATCAAGCTACATTGCAACTGACCCGCATGGTCTTATTAGGGCAAACTCAGCCAAAACTTTTAGTGCAATTATTACAACACAATTTGCCTGCTATTGGTTTAAATGCAGCCGATCACCAACTGTTGCAAGGCGAACTACTTGATTTTGCTAAATACGGTTATGTTGGTCGAATAACTGCTATCAACCAAGCCTTTTTAAAACCATTGTTGCAAAAACAATTAGTTATCACTGCTCCACTCGCCTTATTAGGCAACCAATGGTTAAATATTAACGCTGACAGTGCTGCTGCTGCTATTGCCAGTTTGCTGCAAGCTGATGAATTATTTCTGTTAACCGATGTTCCAGGAGTTTTAAAAGCTGGTCAGGTCTTACCAACTTTAACCGTAGCTGCCGCCAAACGTTTAAAAGCTGCTAAAATCATCACCACTGGTATGCAACCTAAAATTGCCGCTGCTTTTCAAGCTGCTCGCTGTGGTGTTAATCATGTAAATATCACTAACCAATTATCTGCTACCGGAACACAGATCATTCAAAAGGAGGATTTTTAA